One Cynocephalus volans isolate mCynVol1 chromosome 5, mCynVol1.pri, whole genome shotgun sequence DNA window includes the following coding sequences:
- the LOC134377965 gene encoding glutathione S-transferase A1-like — translation MAGKPKLHYFDGRGRMESIRWLLAAAGVEFEEKFIKTAEDLEMLRNDGSLMFQQVPMVEIDGMKLVQTRAILNYIATKYNLNGKDMKERALIEMYAEGVADLNEMIMLLPFCPPDQKDTKIALTKDKTTNRYFSAFEKVLKSHGQDYLVGNRLSRADIHLVELLYCVEELDPSLISNFPLLKALKTRISNLPTVKKFLQPGSQRKPPVDEKGLEEARKIFKF, via the exons ATGGCGGGGAAGCCCAAGCTTCACTACTTCGATGGACGGGGCAGAATGGAATCCATCCGGTGGCTCTTGGCTGCAGCTGGAGTGGAG TTTGAAGAGAAATTTATAAAAACTGCAGAAGATTTGGAAATGTTAAGAAACG ATGGGAGTTTGATGTTCCAGCAAGTGCCCATGGTTGAGATTGACGGGATGAAGCTGGTGCAGACCAGAGCCATTCTCAACTACATCGCCACCAAGTACAACCTCAACGGGAAAGACATGAAGGAGAGAGCCCT GATTGAAATGTATGCAGAAGGTGTGGCAGATTTGAATGAAATGATCATGCTTCTGCCCTTTTGTCCTCCTGatcaaaaagacacaaagattgcTCTGAccaaagacaaaacaacaaatcGCTATTTCTCTGCCTTTGAAAAA GTGTTGAAGAGCCACGGACAAGACTACCTTGTTGGCAACAGGCTGAGCCGGGCTGACATTCACCTGGTTGAACTTCTCTACTGTGTAGAAGAGCTTGACCCCAGCCTTATCAGCAACTTCCCTCTGCTGAAG GCTCTGAAAACCAGAATCAGCAACCTCCCCACTGTGAAGAAGTTTCTACAGCCTGGCAGCCAGAGGAAGCCTCCCGTAGATGAAAAAGGtttagaagaggcaaggaagattTTCAAGTTTTAG